The Cupriavidus necator DNA window GGAGCAAATCGTAGGCCGCGGCGGCGCACGGCGGTAGGCGCGCCAAGGTACCCACACTGTTGAGGCTTCGACACCAATCAGGGCTTTGGCGTAGCGCGGCTCGGGGGAAGCCGGATCCTGTCGTGTCGTGCCGATCCAGCGCAGAAAACCAAAAGAAATGGTGCAATGCAACATAAATACCCCTATGCTTGGAGGCATGCCAGCCGGCTACGCCTTCGAAAAGCGACCCGGACGCCGCTCGCCTCCCAAGAACTTGCCAGGTGTCCGTTATTCATCGGATGCCGAAGGAAAACCCGCGTGCCCTCCTCCCCTCTTCCGCAGCCGATCCTCGACGCTTCTGCAAACTCCTCCCGCCTCTTTCGTGACATGTGCGAACTGCTCCAGGCAGCAATACATGTCGTCAGCATTCGCACCACGCGCATGGCCATCGCCGGTCCGGCGCCTGGCGAACAGGACCAGCGCGAATTCAGCCTGATGAGCGTTGAGAAAGGAGAGGCCGCGTCTGAATCGTTGCTTGCCATGGGTTCGGGATGGATCAACCTGACCATGACCCTCGCAAAGGACACCAGCGATCATCTTTGGGCGACCTCCGCGGCCGCGGCGACGCTGGCGTCCAGTCGATCCGCCGCGCAATGGTTCGAACGCCAGGCCGACCTTCTGCAATTGGCCGCCGGGTTCCCCGGCAACCCGCTGCAGCTGGCAGACCTGGCGACAAACCTGATGCAGCAGATCCTCGCGCCGATCCACGGCCGCGCGATGGCAAATGCGAAGCGCCTGCGTGCATCATGAAGGCTGCCGGGCCCGGGCGCATGCATCGCTAGGGGCGGTATTAGTCAGCAATGGTCTCCAGCGCTCTGCCACGGGTCTCGATGCCGAACCGGAACACGATGCCGGCCGCAGCAAGGAAACACAGCGCGCCAAGGCAGAACACTCCAGCCTGGCCGGCAACGGGCAGAACCAGCCCCACCAACGCCGGACCCAGCAGCGATCCGATCCGCCCGACCGTCGACGCCATCCCGCAACCTGAAGCGCGCGCCCGCGTGGGATACAGTTCCGGCGTATAGGTATAGAGCACTGCCCACATGCCGAACATGAAGAACTGCATCATGCCGCCGGAAAGGAAGAGCGCCATGGGGTCGGGACTGGACCCGGCGACCCTGCCGTAGATAAACACCATGCACGCCCCGCCCACCAGAGTCGCCACGCATGCTGGCTTGCGCCCCCAGCGCTCCACCGCCCATGCGGCCCAGAGAAAGCCGGGAATGCCGCCGATTGAGATATACACCGTGTACAGCACGGATTTGGTTACCCCGAGGCCCGATTGCTGCAGCAACGCGCCAATCCAGGTATTGAGGCCGTAGAACCCCAGCAGGGCGAAGAACCACAGGCCCCATACGGTCAAGGTCCGACTACGGTACTCGCGGGACCAGAGCACGCGCAGGCCCGATGTGGCCGGCTCCGCCGCCGCTGCCGCCGGCGTGACTTCCGGCAACGCATCGAGCTTCATCCGCCGCATGACCGATTGCTCGATACGGTCGACAATGTCGGCCGCTTCGGCATGGCGTCCCTGCGACTCCAGCCAGCGCGGGGACTCGGGCACAAAGCGGCGGACTACGATCAGGAATAGCGCCGGGACCGCGCCGAGCAGGAACATCGTGCGCCAGGTGTAGGCGCTCAGCACGTAGTACGACATCAGCCCAGCGCAAATGAAGGCGATCGGCCAGTTTCCGTCCATCAGCGCCAGGTACTTGCCGCGCTGGCGCGCGGGAATGAATTCCGACATCAGCGTCTGCGCCAATGGCAGCTCCATGCCCATGCCGAGCCCGAGCAACAGCCGATACGCACCCAGCTCCATGGGACCGTTCGCGGTGGAGCACAGATAGCTGCCCACGCCCCAGATGATCATGCTGACCTGGAAGACCGGCTTGCGGCCGAACTTGTCCGCCAGCACCCCGGAGCTGATCGCGCCAGTGGCCATGCCGACGAAGCTGGCGCTGCCGAGCATGCCGGCCTGCGCTGCGGTCAACCCGAATTCCGTCCGAATCGATCCCAGCAGATACGTCATCATGGCCAGGTCGAGGTTATCGAAAAAGAAGGCCAGCGCAATGATGGCAAACAGAAGGCGGTGATACCCGCATACGGGTAGCCGTTCCAGCCGGTCGCCGGTGCGCACGCGCATCAGCTCGAGAGAGGTAAGCTTCATCTTGTCTCCAGTAGTTCCAGTACCAGCGCTCTTGGGCACTGGCGGCAGGCGATAACGCATCGATGCGATATCGCCTGCTACTGTCGCGTGGAGACGCAGCCGCGACGCGCGCGGGAACGCCAAGGTCTGTCTCGCAGGTGCCAAGCCAATTGCCGCGGGTCGCGTGGGCCCCAAAAAAAAAGGTTCATCGCCGATTTCCGGGGAAGGCCACTGGTCCGACGGCCGAGTTCGGCCAGCTTGAGTCGCTCAAGGAAATTTCACGACTGCCCGCTCCCGGACCGATAAGAGACAGTCGTCAATGATGCTGTGACCGTCGGCTCGTAGACCGTTGCGGCGGTCGCGAACAGAAGCCCTGTGTCGCAGAAGAGGCTTGGTCGTGGCTGCCTGTCCGTAGGCAGACACGTTCGACACCAGGGCGGCCGGGCAAGCGGCTCAGATCACGCAGTCGGAACAGTTCCTCCGTCGATGACGTACTCAGTGCCGGTGATGGCGCTGGCGCGGCCAGAGACGAGGAAACCAATGAGTTCTGCCACTTCCCGGGGTGAGCATGGCCGGCCAAGAGGAATGCCGCCGAGCGAATCCATGATGACCTTGCGGGCGCCTTCCGCGTCGATGCCGCCTTGGCGGGCGATCTCGGCAACGAGACCTGCGGCGGCATCCGTCTCGACCCAGCCCGGTGAGACACGCACGACGCGAACGCCCTTCGGACTGACCTCCTTGGACAAGGCTTTGCTGTAGTTTGACAGGGCAGCCTTGGCGGCGGCATAGGCAATCGTCGCCTCCGGCAACGGTAATTGCCGCTGGATCGACGTGACGTGGATAATGACGCCCGAACGCTGCTCGACCATCGAGGGCAACAGCGCGCGATCGATGCGCACTGCCGGGAATAGGTTCAGGTTCAATGCCTTGTTCCATTCATCGTCATCTAGCACGCTGAAGCCACCGGCCGGTGCAGATGAGCCGCCCACGACGTGCACGACTATATCGACGCCACCGAACCGCTTGAGCACGGCGTCGACAATGGCTTTACAGCCCTTGGCCGTCGTGATGTCCGCCCCGATGAACCGTTCTTCGGCAAGTTCATCGGGACGGGAACGCGCCGTCGTCAGAACGTTCGCACCTGCCTCGCAAAGGCGTGCGACGACGGCTTTGCCGACGCCTTTCGTTCCGCCCGTAACGAGCGCCCGAAGCCCCAGAAGTTCGGGTGCGGAGCTCATTGGCGAATCTCCAGCGACGCAATCCTGCCGCCGGCCAGGACGAACGTGTAGGTCAGCTCGACCGGGCTGCCAGGGAATGTGCCCGTGAGTCGTGCGTGCATCGTCACAGTGGCGCCGTTCTGGGAGACGTCCAACGGCTCAATGCTGTACTGGTACCTGGTTTTGCTGTCCTTCTTCCAGGCCTGGATTGCTTCCAGCCCCTTGATCGTGCGGCCTTCGTCCCGCACAACGGCATCGGCGGTAAAGCAGTTCGAGAGAGGGGCGGTGTCCGTGACGGTTTCCGCGAGCAGATAGGCATCCAGTGGCGGAGGCAGCATCATGTTCATCGGGGTTTACCTCAACGTGAAGGTTTGCATGCCCCAATCATGGCGCTACAGTTACCGTATCGCAAGAACGCACAAAAAAGTAAGTAACCCTTGGCTAACCGAAAAAACTACACCCCCGCGACTGCCGCAATCGATGTCGAAGCCGCATTCAAGCTGCTGGAAGGCCGCTGGAAGCTGGTGATTTTGTTTCACCTTTTCGGTGGTCAGGTACAGCGCTTTTCGGACCTCGAGAGACTGATCCCCGGCATCACACAGAAGATGCTTGCCCAGCAGCTACGCCGCCTCGAAGCGGACGGCATCGTGACACGTACGGTCTATCATCAGGTGCCGCCGAAGGTGGACTACCGCCTGACTGATTGGGGCCAGGCGTTGTGCCCGGCACTGGATGCGATCCTGACATGGGCGGAGCACCGTGAAGACTTTCCGTAGGCTGCGACGAGCTTGCGTGCGTGACGCTAGCTGTCATCCAGAACTCCAATTCGCAAAGTCGTCGACGTGGTCTCATCCGCGATGGTCTCATGTCGCGCTGGAACCTGACGGTCGTCCATCTCATTTGAGAGGCAGCACTGGGGCGAACTGAGACGGCCGACCGCGCTGTGAAATCGTGTCTCCGATTTGTTCGACACTTGCAGTGCAGCATGCAATGAAGGCATCAAATCAGAATATGCGGATATCCTAATGTTCACCTCTCCGCTCACAGGAAGGCGTAACAGTTCGCTCGGGCATCGTATAGCGCGTGATGCCGGCACCCGCTGAACACAAGCGTCGTTGAGGGCATCAACAACACCATCAAAGTCATCAAGCGCCGAGCCTACGGCTACCGTGTCGAGGACTACTTCTTCCTGAAGATCAAGGCGGCGTTCCCCGGAATTCCTCGTTGAACCAAAAAGAAGAGGTGCCGGAGCACCTCTTCATGTCGCGCGATGGCCTGACTCACCTGGAAGCAAACCTGTGGGGATCGAATGCCTCCGGCGGCAAGCCGGACAGCGTGGCACCGGACTGGAAGGGATAGCGCAGGTACGGCGCTTTCGGCTGACCCGGTGGCGAGTACTGTCCATCGGCAAGAATGCGTTTCTTCGCGCTCATCTCACGAATCTCGCAGCGATAGGCAACGATCTGGCTGGCTGCGCCGTCCTCGATCGGCGAGTAGTCTTTCTCGGGCCGGAACTTGTCCAGCGCCTGGTACTGGTGCGCACGCACCTCGTCGGCACTGTCACGCAGCGTGACTTCGCATCGCGCGATGGCGCTGTAGTACTCGAGGCTTGTATTCTGTCCCTTCGGTGCCTTCAGCAAGGCCACGGGCCGGTCGACCTCGATCGTGACCAGGGGATTCGACCGAATCGCCGAGGCCAGCTTTCCGAATCTGGAACTGTGGATCAGGAAGGCGTCGCCGGTGAAGGTAAAGCTCTGCGCGGTAATGTAGGGATAGGGTGTGTCATGCACCGCGACCCGGCAGATCAGCTCGTTCCGGAGGAAGGCCTCGATGGCCGGCCAGTCGGTCCAGGCCAGGTCGGTCCGGCGCATTTCGTTGTGAAGGTAGGCGGGTGTCGTGGTCGTCATGGTCTCGTCTGCTGATGGTTCTGAAAATGCCGCATCTGCGCGCGTCCGGGCCCCAAACCAATTCCGCGCAAGGGCCGGCCAATGGCATCCGCCAGCCATTCAAGCAGGGCTTCCAGTTGCGGAGGCAGGGGGGAAGTGGCATCCCTCGGGATGGTGTCTTCGGCAAAGGCAGGAAACCGCACCACGCGCTGGCCACCGGTGTCAGTGGCGCCGGCAACGACCGGGATGCAGCGCTCGCGCGTGCGGTCAAAGGCCGCCAGGCTGTCGCACTTGTTCAGATACACCTCGTCAACCCCGCATTGCCGTACAGCAAGCCGGAGCTGCGCCACGTCAAGCAGCCCTACCCGCCGTGGCCGGCCGGTTCCGGTGCCGTACTCATTCGACAGCATCCGGATCGCCACGCCGATGGAGAATTCGTCCGCTTCGGCGAGCAAAGCCAGCGGATCCAGCCTGGCCGCCTCGTCGGCCCCGCCGCGGCCCTCCCGCGCCGCATCGGCGCAATAGGCCTCGGATCGCCCTGCGCCAAGTTCGGTTGGCAACGGCCCGCTGCCGACCCGGGATACGATCGCCTTGGCGACGCCGATGGTCTTGCGGTGATACTTGCATGGGAGGTCGCCACCCACATACGCGTAAGAAGGCATCGTATGGCTGGACGTGACCCAAGGCTGAACGCCCTGCACCACATCGAGCATGACGGACTGCGCGCCCTCGAAGAGCACATTGGCACCCGCTTCGACCCGCCGCAAGAGCGCAACCGGATCGTCCGTCACGAACGGCTCAACCACCTTCCACGCCTGGCGCATCGCGTTCACCACGGCCACAAGACCCTCGCCGTCGCCGTCGCGCTGCACGGCCAGCCGCATCATCTGCTCGAACACCCGGCTCCCGTCAACCACCAGGTCGCGGAGCTGAAACGAAGATCGCTCCCCTCCCCGCACGCGGGTCGCGAGATCCGCATAACACGGGCCGATGCCGTTGCCGGTGGTGCCAATCTGGGCGCCATCGTGGCGATCGGCCAGGACATGGAGAGGCTGGACGACCGGACACCTGTCACTGATCGTCAACCGCCCGCCCAGATCGATCCCCTGCGCCGCGAGCATCTCGATTTCGGCTGCCAGTTGCTGCAACCCGATCACGCAGCCTGAGCCGATGTAGAGCGCAACGCCGGGATGCAGCACCCCGGAGGGGACCTGCCGTAGCCGCAAGGTTCCGTCAGGCGTGGCGATGGTATGCCCGGCGTTCGCGCCGCCATTGAAGCGCGCAATCACCTCGTACTCGCCGGCGAGGTGATCGACGACCCGCGCCTTCCCCTCATCGCCATATTGCAGTCCGACCAGGACGTCGGCGTACCCCGCCTTTTTCGCGGTGCCCATCGCCTACGCGTCCAGCGCAAATGTCGCCTCGATCTCCACCGGGGCACCGAAGGGAAGGCTCGCCACGCCGAGCGCCAGGCGGGCATGGCGCCCTCTCTCTTCAAAGATCCGGTTCAGCAATTCCGACGCTGCATTGATCACCAGCGGCGCATCATGGAAACCCGGCTCCGCCGCAACATAGCCTCCAACGCGGACGATGCCCCGGATTCGTTCGAAATCCCCATCGGTCGCTGCCGCCACCCAACCCAGCAGGTTGGCCAGGCACAACCGCGCGGCCTGCTGTGCCGCTTCGACGGTGACTGCGCCCGGGACCTTGCCGACGAAGACCGGCTTGCCGTCCTGAAGCGGCAACTGCCCCGATACCGTCAGCAAACCATGGTGCAGGGTGTAAGGGACATAGTGCGCCTTGGGAAATTCCGTGGCAGGCAAGACAATGCCGGCAGCCTGGATACGATCCATCACTGACATACTGACTCCTCGACTTGAAAAAGTGTCGGCGAAGTGAGCACGGTGCGGGCCTCCGCCGACACCACGACTGTGCCGCACAGTTAAGCCTTAGATTCGCGTGGCGACGCCAGTTGATGTCGCGCAGACGCCAACCTGCCGGCTGGCGCCTAGTCGCCAGCCATGTCCCTGAAGTATTCGGTCGGCGTCATGCCCAGCGCACGCCTGAACATGGCACTGAAGGCACTTGGACTCTCATAGCCAAGTTGCAGCGCGATGTCCGTGACATGGCAGCCCTCGGCAAGCAGGCGTACCGCGGCCATCAGCCGGGCCTGCTGCTTCCAGCGGCTGTAGGTCATGCCCGTTTCTTCGGGAAACAGGCGGATGATGGTGCGCTCGCTGGCGCCGACCGAACGGCTCCACGCCGCCACGGAAGTCTCATCGGCAGGGTCCTCGAGGATCTTTGCGCAGATCTTGCTCAGCCGAGGGTCCTTGGGCATCGGCAGATGCAGCGGCACCACGGAAAGCGGGCGCAGTTCCTGCAGCAGAAGCTGCACCACCAGGCCGTCGCGGCCGCTTTCGTCATAGTCCAGCGGCATGCGCACGGCGGCCGATATCAGTTCGCGCAGCAGCGGCGGCACAGCGACGACACAACAGTTGCGCAACTCATCAGGAATGGCATCAGCGCGAATATAGACCGTGCGCATTTCCACATCGCCGCAGGCCTGCATGGCGTGCTCGACGTTGCACGGAACCCAGACCGCGCGTTGAGGCGGCACCACCCAGGAGCCGAAATCGGTGGTCACCAGGATAGCGCCCACATAGGCGTAGATCAGCTGGCCACGCGGGTGGGAATGCGCGGAGATATAGAAGCCGTCCTTCAGCTTGCGCGCCATCCCGCCCACTCGCCGGTCTATCGCCTGGTAGTCATCCCGGTTTTCGCTCTTTCCAAACATGGCGTCTTTGCGATAGTCGTTGTCATCCAGGGGCGCGCGCAGCCACACGCCGATACGTATCTTTGGCCGGACGCCAAATGCGTCGCAACGATCAAATGGAATCGAGGCATCGGTCCCACAGTCTGGAGCCAAAAGTAATGTCAGTGTATCGAAACTTCAATCAGGAAGAACTGGACAAGCAGTACAACGTCAGGGCGGGAATTCCCGGGTTCCAGGACATCTTCAAGGGATGGGAGAACACCAGCGCCGCATTCCGTCGCGCCCATCCCGTAAAGGAGAACCTTGCGTATGGCCTGGACGCCAAGCAGGCGCTGGACTTCTTTCCCGCAGCCACCAGGAGCCGTCCGTTGCTCGTCTTCATTCATGGCGGCTACTGGCAATCGCTGGACAAGTCGGACTTCAGCCACGTTGCCGCCCCGTACCTGAAGCACGACATCAACGTCGCCGTGGTGAACTACCGGCTCGCCCCGGAGGTCGGGATGGCCGAGATCGTCCGCGATAATCGCGACGCCGTGGCATGGCTCTACGGCAATGCGGCCGAACTGGGGTTCGATGCGAACCGCATCTATGTATCCGGCCACTCAGCCGGCGGACATCTCACCGCCACGCTGGCAGGAACCGATTGGGAGTCGTTCGGCCTCCCCGCTGACGTGCTCAAGGGCGGATGCGCGATCAGCGGCCTGTATGACCTGGAACCTATCCGCCTGTGCTATCTCAACAAGGTGGTCGGCCTGACCGAGGCGGATGTCGCCAGCTACAGCCCGATTCATCATGTTCCACGAGTGAAATTGCCCATGATCCTGACCGCTGGCGGGGATGAGTCGCCGGAGTACCACCGGCTGCAGCGCGAATACCAGGCGCTGCTGGGCGAATGCGGCTTTGACGTGCAGGTGGTGGTGCAGGAGCGCGGCCATCATTTCGACGCGGTCGACCTGCTGGGCGATGCCGATGGCGCCCTGGCCGCGTCGGTGTTGCGCATGATCGAGCGCGCCTGAGGCCTGAGGGCCGGATCGCGGGCAGGGCGGCATTCAGCATAGGCCGCCATGTCCGCGGTCCCGGTGCAATCACCGGATCGGGGCGCTTGCCTGCACGGTTGTGAAAGCGCGAACTCGTGATCAGAAGATTCCATGGCGTGGCAAACCACGCGCTACCCCACCCTCTTCCGGTCGCTGACTACCACCAGCGCCTGTGCCAGGGTCTTGCCAATCGAGCGCGAGCGATGCGGGATCGATGCGTTGAAATACAGCGAGTCGCCAGCCCGCATCCGTACCGTGCGGTCATCGAACAGCACCTCCATCTCGCCCGATACGACGAAGATCAGCTCTTCGCCGGCATGGCTGGCCATTGGCTGGTCTTGTGCCAGCGTGAACGGCGGCACCATGACGAAGGGCTGCATCGCCTTGTCCACGCGCTCCGTGGCAATGGCTTCGTAGGTATAGCCCTGGCGCTCGGCGGACGGGCTGAACGGAACCCGGTCCGCGGCCTTGACCAGCAGGATCTCATTGCCGCGCTGCGGCTTGGCGATCAGCTGGTCGACGGTCACGTCGAGGGCCTCGGCCAGCTTGAGCACCGTACCGATGGTCGGCGACGACAGGCCGCGCTCCAGCTTGGACAGGTAGCTCTTGGTCAGCGATGCCCGTTGCGCCAGTTCCTCAAGCGTCAGCCCGTTGAGCTTGCGCAGTGCCGCCAGCCGTTCGGCGATGGTCGAAAGAGCGGCCGGAGCGCCCGATTCTTGCTTCCTGATCATCCGCAGTCACTGGTTAGAAGCGCCCGGACAGGCGCATGGGTCGGCTCGGATTGTAAGGTCGGCACGACACATCGGCAACTCGGTTTGCCTAAATGACACTTCGGTGTCATTATAGACACACTTGTTTCCCCACCCGCCCCCGAAGGAGCATGCAAGTGAGTCCCAAGCGCCCCCATCTCGCAGGTGCAGCAGCCCTGTTTGTCACCCTCTTCCTCAGTGGTTTGCCTGCTGCCCACGCGGCCGGCTATCCGGATCGTCCCATTACGCTGGTGGTGCCATTCGGCGCCGGCGGCATCACTGACCTGGTGGCACGCGCCACCGGCAAGGCCCTGTCTGAACAGCTTGGCCAGTCGATCGTCGTGGAAAACCGCCCCGGCGCGGGCGGCAACATCGCGGCAGATTTCGTACGTCGTGCCCGGCCCGATGGCTACACACTGATGTTTGCCACCGTGGGCGTCCTTGCGGTCAATCCGCATACGGACGTCAAGGTCAGCTTTGATAGCGCGAAGGACTTCACCTATATCTCGCTCGTCGGTTCCACGCCCCATCTGGTGGTGGTCGGCGCCGACGTCCCGGCCAGGACGCTGCCCGAACTGATCAAGCTCGCGCAACGCCAGCCCGGCGCCGTCAGCGTAGGCACCGCAGGCGTCGGCAGCTCGCCGTACCAGGGCATGCGCGTGCTGCAGGACGCGGCCCGGGCCGAATTCCTGCACGTACCGTTCAAGAGCGGCGCTGAATCGGTGACCAACGTTGTCTCGGGGCAGGTCAACATGACATTCGAGGCCACGCCGCAGGTGATGCCATTCGTCGCCTCCGGCAAGCTGCGGGCGTTGGCCGTTGCCAATCCGCGGCGGCTGGCCACC harbors:
- a CDS encoding Bug family tripartite tricarboxylate transporter substrate binding protein yields the protein MQVSPKRPHLAGAAALFVTLFLSGLPAAHAAGYPDRPITLVVPFGAGGITDLVARATGKALSEQLGQSIVVENRPGAGGNIAADFVRRARPDGYTLMFATVGVLAVNPHTDVKVSFDSAKDFTYISLVGSTPHLVVVGADVPARTLPELIKLAQRQPGAVSVGTAGVGSSPYQGMRVLQDAARAEFLHVPFKSGAESVTNVVSGQVNMTFEATPQVMPFVASGKLRALAVANPRRLATAPDVPATPELGLPTIVSGSVAGLIAPAGLDAAIVKKLNTAIAGVVSNPKFKATLMAQGTEPMSSSPEQFRKLIKEEDQRWSALLKADNKTR
- a CDS encoding MFS transporter produces the protein MKLTSLELMRVRTGDRLERLPVCGYHRLLFAIIALAFFFDNLDLAMMTYLLGSIRTEFGLTAAQAGMLGSASFVGMATGAISSGVLADKFGRKPVFQVSMIIWGVGSYLCSTANGPMELGAYRLLLGLGMGMELPLAQTLMSEFIPARQRGKYLALMDGNWPIAFICAGLMSYYVLSAYTWRTMFLLGAVPALFLIVVRRFVPESPRWLESQGRHAEAADIVDRIEQSVMRRMKLDALPEVTPAAAAAEPATSGLRVLWSREYRSRTLTVWGLWFFALLGFYGLNTWIGALLQQSGLGVTKSVLYTVYISIGGIPGFLWAAWAVERWGRKPACVATLVGGACMVFIYGRVAGSSPDPMALFLSGGMMQFFMFGMWAVLYTYTPELYPTRARASGCGMASTVGRIGSLLGPALVGLVLPVAGQAGVFCLGALCFLAAAGIVFRFGIETRGRALETIAD
- a CDS encoding helix-turn-helix domain-containing protein yields the protein MIRKQESGAPAALSTIAERLAALRKLNGLTLEELAQRASLTKSYLSKLERGLSSPTIGTVLKLAEALDVTVDQLIAKPQRGNEILLVKAADRVPFSPSAERQGYTYEAIATERVDKAMQPFVMVPPFTLAQDQPMASHAGEELIFVVSGEMEVLFDDRTVRMRAGDSLYFNASIPHRSRSIGKTLAQALVVVSDRKRVG
- a CDS encoding polyhydroxyalkanoate granule-associated phasin; the protein is MPSSPLPQPILDASANSSRLFRDMCELLQAAIHVVSIRTTRMAIAGPAPGEQDQREFSLMSVEKGEAASESLLAMGSGWINLTMTLAKDTSDHLWATSAAAATLASSRSAAQWFERQADLLQLAAGFPGNPLQLADLATNLMQQILAPIHGRAMANAKRLRAS
- a CDS encoding adenylosuccinate synthetase encodes the protein MGTAKKAGYADVLVGLQYGDEGKARVVDHLAGEYEVIARFNGGANAGHTIATPDGTLRLRQVPSGVLHPGVALYIGSGCVIGLQQLAAEIEMLAAQGIDLGGRLTISDRCPVVQPLHVLADRHDGAQIGTTGNGIGPCYADLATRVRGGERSSFQLRDLVVDGSRVFEQMMRLAVQRDGDGEGLVAVVNAMRQAWKVVEPFVTDDPVALLRRVEAGANVLFEGAQSVMLDVVQGVQPWVTSSHTMPSYAYVGGDLPCKYHRKTIGVAKAIVSRVGSGPLPTELGAGRSEAYCADAAREGRGGADEAARLDPLALLAEADEFSIGVAIRMLSNEYGTGTGRPRRVGLLDVAQLRLAVRQCGVDEVYLNKCDSLAAFDRTRERCIPVVAGATDTGGQRVVRFPAFAEDTIPRDATSPLPPQLEALLEWLADAIGRPLRGIGLGPGRAQMRHFQNHQQTRP
- a CDS encoding AraC family transcriptional regulator, whose protein sequence is MFGKSENRDDYQAIDRRVGGMARKLKDGFYISAHSHPRGQLIYAYVGAILVTTDFGSWVVPPQRAVWVPCNVEHAMQACGDVEMRTVYIRADAIPDELRNCCVVAVPPLLRELISAAVRMPLDYDESGRDGLVVQLLLQELRPLSVVPLHLPMPKDPRLSKICAKILEDPADETSVAAWSRSVGASERTIIRLFPEETGMTYSRWKQQARLMAAVRLLAEGCHVTDIALQLGYESPSAFSAMFRRALGMTPTEYFRDMAGD
- a CDS encoding nuclear transport factor 2 family protein, encoding MNMMLPPPLDAYLLAETVTDTAPLSNCFTADAVVRDEGRTIKGLEAIQAWKKDSKTRYQYSIEPLDVSQNGATVTMHARLTGTFPGSPVELTYTFVLAGGRIASLEIRQ
- a CDS encoding SDR family oxidoreductase, giving the protein MSSAPELLGLRALVTGGTKGVGKAVVARLCEAGANVLTTARSRPDELAEERFIGADITTAKGCKAIVDAVLKRFGGVDIVVHVVGGSSAPAGGFSVLDDDEWNKALNLNLFPAVRIDRALLPSMVEQRSGVIIHVTSIQRQLPLPEATIAYAAAKAALSNYSKALSKEVSPKGVRVVRVSPGWVETDAAAGLVAEIARQGGIDAEGARKVIMDSLGGIPLGRPCSPREVAELIGFLVSGRASAITGTEYVIDGGTVPTA
- a CDS encoding RidA family protein; protein product: MSVMDRIQAAGIVLPATEFPKAHYVPYTLHHGLLTVSGQLPLQDGKPVFVGKVPGAVTVEAAQQAARLCLANLLGWVAAATDGDFERIRGIVRVGGYVAAEPGFHDAPLVINAASELLNRIFEERGRHARLALGVASLPFGAPVEIEATFALDA
- a CDS encoding pyridoxamine 5'-phosphate oxidase family protein; amino-acid sequence: MTTTTPAYLHNEMRRTDLAWTDWPAIEAFLRNELICRVAVHDTPYPYITAQSFTFTGDAFLIHSSRFGKLASAIRSNPLVTIEVDRPVALLKAPKGQNTSLEYYSAIARCEVTLRDSADEVRAHQYQALDKFRPEKDYSPIEDGAASQIVAYRCEIREMSAKKRILADGQYSPPGQPKAPYLRYPFQSGATLSGLPPEAFDPHRFASR
- a CDS encoding winged helix-turn-helix transcriptional regulator is translated as MANRKNYTPATAAIDVEAAFKLLEGRWKLVILFHLFGGQVQRFSDLERLIPGITQKMLAQQLRRLEADGIVTRTVYHQVPPKVDYRLTDWGQALCPALDAILTWAEHREDFP
- a CDS encoding alpha/beta hydrolase, whose product is MSVYRNFNQEELDKQYNVRAGIPGFQDIFKGWENTSAAFRRAHPVKENLAYGLDAKQALDFFPAATRSRPLLVFIHGGYWQSLDKSDFSHVAAPYLKHDINVAVVNYRLAPEVGMAEIVRDNRDAVAWLYGNAAELGFDANRIYVSGHSAGGHLTATLAGTDWESFGLPADVLKGGCAISGLYDLEPIRLCYLNKVVGLTEADVASYSPIHHVPRVKLPMILTAGGDESPEYHRLQREYQALLGECGFDVQVVVQERGHHFDAVDLLGDADGALAASVLRMIERA